gtttgattattatttctgtgcTTCTTatgatgttaatatattttcatatacattGATTGTTTGATAATTTACTGTTTTTTGCGCCAGAAAAGAAAATTCATTACAAGAAAATTTTGCGACATTGGAATTTTAGATGGTACATAATGacaattaatatgttaaaaagagaagaaattatATAGATAGAACACTTTGTTTTCGAGGATTTATCCAAGTATTTTTTCACGTGTCAATCACGAGAGGAGAGAGATCCTCTTTTAATCACTCGATCCATTTTGATTCAAACAAGTTTGCTCTTCAGTTTACACTATAATAGAATCGATGGTAATAATAATTAGCGATCGATTGCCGTTGTACACATTCAGAGTTTAAATTATGATGAAGTTATGAGGCATTCTTCTAGGAGCTTTGCCAAAAATTTAACGTTTCGGGACGTTTCTAGATTCTAGGCTAAGAATGTGAGAGCGTTTTGTTTTTATCTCGATTTCCAGCGATGCGACGAGAGTCTCGGCATGACCGATCGTTAAACGTCACGGTCGCAACACACGGGCAAGATAATATCGCCGGCGTTGCGTTCTATTCCTTCGAAATGAAATCTGTGCCGGTGGATTCGCCAGCCCCCTCGCTTCCACCCTCTCTCTCGCTCGGCCCTCGCCCGTTCCTCCCATCCACGGGAGATCTGGGAGCAATGTTGCTAATTACTACATACCACCGAATGCGGCATAACCCGCGACCCATGAATTCCACCGCGCTGTAGCCGATGGTGTACAGTCGCAAGAGTCAGTTTTCATCCGTGTAATTTGTGGAAATTGCGGTTTCCTATGAGCGTGAGGCGAACTGATAATGCACTACCGAACGTCAGCTCGGTGCTACACTTACATTCCCTAATATTATACGTGTGCACGTACATGCACACATACACGCGAGATAAACGCTAGCTTTTTTTCCATCCCAGATTCACAAATTAGTCGGTAAAATCCGGATTACGTTGCGAAAGCCGGAGGAACTATCTCTTTCTAGCGGTGTACCTTGAAACTCCCGCAGCGGTTTACAAATCGTCGTTATTCGCAGACCGAGACAccgttcaatttaatttaatttacttcaCCGATTATCGTTGTTAACCGGTGAATTAGATCGAGATGTTTCAATaagtaaagaaaattatatttacgatTTTCTGGATATTTTTCATGCCAACGTAGATGTTGTTGGAATATTAGAAAGAACTCCTTGTTTCTTGTTCTTTTAATGACAACTGACACCTCGTCGTCACGATCTTACGAGCCTCCGCGTGAAATTGATTAGCACGGTAGGGCAGTACGGAAAAGATTATTTCATACAGGACAAAGTCGTAAATACAAGGGCCACATGGCCAACGCTACTTCGTGAAATGAAGAAAACCTGCGATGAAGATGATACACGTGCGAGGGTATCGAACTGTAAAAAGTGTTAGTCACCTACCTAATTGacgttaaaacaatattaataatgctaaactaataattatttcgaaGCTCTTTCAAGTGCTTAGTGTTCTCATACATAAGTGGCgacgtatatataaaaataatatataaaacaaattaacaatttataaaaaaaaaaatcttgttttctctctcttattttcAAAGTTGATCAAgggttaatttttttctaaaatttttttcttttgtaacttattaaaataaaccgATACATATAgctagatataataaatattaacatttataaatgtgtaataataaaattagaaaaattgtgtattttttctttttaaagagcttttttcttaaaatgtgTAATCCTCGCTGCTCGAAGGTAAGAATCAGTCGTATGCATTTTTAcgatgttgcaacaatatttcttcgTGCTAGCTGAAAGTTCTCAACGGACGTTATATTCTACGTCTCATGCCGAAGGTATATTCCAAAGGGCATAATTTAAAGAAGTTTCTCTTGAGGTTGTCGCGAACCAGCGCAGCAGCCAAACGAAAACCCAGTTTGAATGTAAGAGTATGTAAATGATAGGAGCTGCCAGGAGAGAGTTCATTATAACCGGCATGGTGCGACCACAAAATTGTTCGCGGAAACTTTTGTGAATGgcagttaattataattaattccgtATTGTCTACTCGACAGCTCGTGCTAATTCCTCGCCGCCGACGAATCGCACGCGAACGCGAACGCGAACGCGAACGCGAACGCGAACCACGGAGTTTCAGTTAGCACCCTCTCGTGCAGACAAATTATTACGAATGTTCAATTAAATCGTGCGTTTTCAAACTAACTTCCGCATGGTAGTCTTTTCGACAAATTTTGCATTTTCTCGACCGTTGTGTCACGCGCTCGTCTGGGAACTCGAGGAATGCTCTATTTAACCTTTTCTCAAATTCCTTGTATCTGCACAACGCAAACTCATCATTCCGCAATTAAAAGCAACTAATTCTTTgtaaattaactaataatttcaTTACTTGACACAACAAATTCGCAATTCAGAGTTTAATTGTGAGGAAACTGAAACATTAACTAGAATTCATTGAAAAGGATTTTAGATACATATTTTctgccggcgcggcggcgtatCAGAATATACGCGTGCAGAATACACggataaaattatgtattttctaTCGGTTGTAAATTAACGCGATCATAATCACGACGTACAGCATAAATGCAATTTAACGACCGTGTATAATGGAAATTGAATAGTGATTAATTCAATTGTAGTATTACATCGTTAAAAGTACAACGCAACTCCGTCGTTCGATGCAAGTGCCCCGATGCTCTGTATCCGCAATTAGAACGATTTCGCGAGTTTAATTCCGCAGAATTAGGAGTGCGGAACTGGTTCTTCTCATCCGGGCAACTCTCGGAAATTTCAAGAGTTTATCCCGGCGGCGGAGCGAGGGTGGGATTACAGGAGAAAAAGGGGTAACAGAAAAGGATGGCTCGGCGAACGAAAGAAAAGCGAAAAAGAAAGACGAACTTTGTCTTTAGAATAGCTGAAACCTCCCATTCTTTTCCGGCGACAAGTTTCggcaatgatttttaaaattgaaaggacACGGCGGCTAATTCGGTATACGATAAACTAGATTGTTTGGCACCGTTTCTGTCTCTTGCAAAAATTCTCTAAACTCTCAGTACGATTGTTCTTTATATGATATAGTAGTGCTTTTCTTAACttgcgtgtgtgtacgtgtggaTAGAAGAAGAGATATAGgtcaatacatttttattcatgaGATTTACATTTACAACAATGTTGAATACAACAGGTAATACAAtataactgtaaaaatattttcaatcttattttataatttatatacgcGGGGTATATGTTCTATAACTACAACTATACACacaatgtatgtaaaaataatatattcttataatttccTCGTAGTATTATAAGAGCTCGAGTCCTTGTGTGTAGAATCAAATTAAAGTTCATCAGCTCCTGACGTAAGCGGCAGAAGAGCAAATTAAACTTTAGCGTTGATATCTGCTTACGGTCGAAAAGATTTAGCTTTAATGGAAGTTGAGAGTATATCGTGGAACAGAAATGTGCGGTGTATAGGCCCAACGAATCGCCGCGATGGTGTGTGCGAAATAATAGGGTAATTGTTATGCTACGGCACGGTAGGCGGAGGATCTGAGCTCCGTGTCTTCGATAAGACACGGCTCTGAGCATACTTAACGAACTTAACTTTCCACGATCGTATGGGCATCTAGTTTTCGGCGGTACGATACCAGATATAATGaggaaaatgtaataaaactggACCGATTTTATTACATCAGATAGGAGACGGTACTGTCGTATGTAATGCTTTACCCGTTTACCATACTGTAAAATTTAAAGTACACTACTTTAACGCGACGACGTGACGACGTGACGCGTTCTTTGCTCCAATCAACTACTtcacttataaataaaatcaagttgctaatgatgataataatgttaAACGTTTTTCACTTTCCATTCGGCATAAATGTCGGTTGATTTTAATTCCATTTCTAATGGACGAATAATAGAAATACTTtgtaaaagaaacattattgTGAATAATTAGTTTTGCGAGAAATTTTGATGGAAACTTTGAAGCTTTGTTTAAAAGTGTTCCATTAATTCTCAGATGAAATGGTAGCATTAAATGGTAGACAAAGACGTTTCTCTTTTCGGCTTTGTTGGATGACACGGCTGTTTAAATACAGTAATTGACTCCGTtaatttgacaaatttattgTACGGACATAATATTTCGCATCCGGGAATTTGAACTTGTAATATTGTCGGTGGAATACCCAAGTAATGTAATACCTGCAAGAAGCGAGTGTTATCCATCATTTATTTGTTAGTCAAGTGACTAACGTTACTCGTGcaaatagaaataatacttaCTTTAACAAAATACTCCTCGTCTTTTTTGCGTAATTCTATGATAACGCTACTTGTATACTCCGGAATATGATATTTGGATATATTTAGAGCGTGTAGCAATCCAGCCACATTTATGTCGTGTGCGGAGAAGAGATTAATTTTTCGATCCGGTAAACTTTTATTGATCACTTTGTTCATGTCGTCAATTACTCTGTTCAATAATACACCTGCAAATAATcgtatgaacattttataaaaatatattatacatataaaagtactattagaaaaatttattatttttcagtatttagattaattcaatttaattcttaaatacgtgacaatatttAATCAGaattacatattacaattataaacaaaatatatatattttttttatttaaacaaaaacatgCCTCCATTGAGATTATTTAACTGGTCATAACTAAGGAGCTCTAAGAATAAATGAACTGCATTTGAAAGAGCGCCTTTTGGAAATATGTCATGCGTCCAGTTGGGTAAAGTCAGGTTCATATTTGATTCCGCATACAAAGTATTGTACAAAAGAGCGAGGTCTGTGAGATTAGTGATACTTTTTCCTGTATGTTTTGATGTGATCGCCATCAAATCCTTAAATTCTTCTATTTTCTCTTTCACctttggattttttaaataatcccTGTAAATTTCTCGATATCTGTTCAAGAAAAATGCAtacgcaagaaaaaatttttaatattattgtcgagaaataattataaaaaaaatatttaatctatgtaataattatgatcatttattagaaatgtttattacaatttctttaaaatatagtgtattttttataactaaaactACGAAATCTTAAAACTCgttgaaatatctaaaataatatgaaatagatatttttgtaaaatatattaattgtattgatgattttattatttcacaatCGCAAGGAACAAAAATGATCAATTCACCTGCGTTGCGAAGTATTCTTGTGAATGTAGATATAATCGGAATATTATTGCATCTTatcgatttataataattaattgcagaAATGAGCTTTGCTTACGTAGAGCACACAATTGGAAACAGCAAATCATCATTAATTATTGGTGTATATATCAAGTCTATCGGTTGCCAAGAAAGTTTTTCGTTCCATTTTTGTTTGTCAATAGGTGGGTAAAGCGCCGCGAGAACTAATTGTAAGGTCATCTTGGTTCGAATCACTTCCGTGCAACGTGCGTAGACATACGGTGGGTAATACACATCTCCGAGAAAACTGTTGTATTTATTTCTTAGCAGGAGCCCCAACTCGTATGATCTTTGCTTGCCATCCTTAAAAAGCGTTAATAAAGATatagaagaggaagaaaaaactGTGACTGTGCTATTAATATTTCTTGTCTCGGAGGTgacgcaaatttgaaaataaaggaGCAATGTACTTATTCCACGCGAGCGAAAACgaagaaatgagaaaaatgtCGATCTTTCTGCTGTCGTGAGCGCACTTACCTGCGCGACCGTATATTCGCTACGATACACTACGAAGAGTTGAAGACGCAACGCGCATGCattaatactaatttatatatGCAGAACATCTCACTTTTCGCGCgaattatatttcaaacaaaacatttttttcttagcgACAGTGTCGagacatttataaatttttgagttagaacaattgaaaaaaaagggtttttataaaactgaactcaaataaataacaaaataatactttttaaatagttttaagcGAAGTCcgaatgtaattttaatataagatttaattaaaaaacatacgATGTTGACACTTTCActacgaaaaaattaatgtgatattgagagaattcttttaaaaaatgtgtgtcGCAAATGGAACAAtctaaatataaactttaaagaTTCCTTCCGCAAATACACGATGCAAATGAATCACGTCATGAGACTTAATAATAAAGAGCTCAAAACAGTTTGATATAgctgaaatgtataaaaatcaaATCTTACATTAGTCAACTGTCCATCGCCAACCGGATAGAAATTGTGGCTGTTGTATGGATCATTTGGATAAGATTCTCGGCTCGACCTGTCTATTGTGCGATCACCATGTCTGAATACctaaaaattccaaattttaattgtgttagtTTTGCACATACTCCGATGTACATTGTTTTATTAGGTACTGttatttttcacattattaCCGTGCTGACTAATAGTAATTCTGAATCGTCTTCTGCGTGAATTACTTTTGATTCCGAGGGAATAACCTTTGCAGTCCACGACGTcgttaaacaggaataaaatattaacgtgATGTTTATGAGACGTTGAAATTTCGCCATTTTCTAGACTTCTAGTCTATTATATTTCTTCTAGAACTCTTCTACGTGTGAATGAAACTCAAATATTCCGCAACGACGATTCTATTACAAGtctacaataaaaattgtttttggcaCTTTCTACTttcaatcattttaatatttggtTGTGAAGAGATGATATTGCTGTACGTTGTACGGTTTTGTTTGAACTGAGACGTGGCGCTGAGTgattttgaaatgtataaatcaTAACAAATGTGGTTCACCTTTTACTCACTCATGTCTTTTtgcgtaaatatttattatttatcatcgTGTTTTTCACGTTTAAATTTTACGTGCGcgctaaaattttatttaggcatccaatttgtttataagcttagatttttattactttctacAAAAGAcggaaagaaaattcttttagtAATTGCTTAAAAACCCATGTTTAATAACATTGCTAATGATCAAGAGATAAACCACGAattcaaaataaactcagatATCTgacacaattaaataaaacgtttatgTCTCTTCACACGGTttatcgcaaaaaatatttaatagtacGAAATGCACACagagaaatgaaatttttacatttatataaatatatctctaAAATCATACACGAGCCACCCGCGTCGATTAAAGTCAATGACACCATTCTAACATACATCTctataatattaaagattattttgctCTGTTCTTTGCTGTAATTATGAGatttttgtaattatcaaagattacaattaaaatttaattcgaaaaattttaaattaacatgtaatttatataattaataattatttttataatttatataaataatttttataaataataatacacgCAAGCGATTTTTTaacgtgtaatttttaatattattttgttacatagAATTATTGTTTAGGGGAACtgtataataaagtataatgtgtgtaaattttcacaaataaaattgtaatgagACAGTGTTTACATTTGATATCTATAAAGATGTATATTTAGCATTAGAAAATATGGAGCAAGGAATTATGATATGAGATAAACATCTTAATTGTATTACgaggaattaaaaatatcttgaacaTTGAGAACGTGCCCTACTTATTAGTACATTATCTAActttatgtaaatacatatgttacattgttacgtaaatattacaaaaatactaCATAAGAAAATACacattatttaatcaaattagcTCATGATAATCAATTAATCCAAGTACACAGTTGTAATGATTagatttttcaagatatttacaATATCCCATAGTAGCGTCCgtgataaaattgttattgtcGCCAGGAGAATCGTATTATGATAGAACGAAAAATATCCTGATGTTGAGCTGAGCATTCGAGTAATTTAATCAGAGGAAAGAGATTTATTCAATGGTAACGAAACAAATTATTTGCAAagctcaattatttttttaaattaaataactcaCAAGTTTTATCTGTCACTCATCTTGGATTATCTTCACAAATGTTTCGGCAtatggagaaaaagaaaagaatgtttaaatatatatatatatatatatatatatatatgtatgtatgtatgtgtatatatatatatatatgaattgttACAATAGAAAATTAGGTTCACGTTATTAGTAGCGACAATTTACAATTGAGGTCACACTACTAGTAGTAACTATTACAACGTAATAGTTCTTCGAACAACTTTTTAAGCGTATAATGTTCGAAAGAGTAAAAAGAATCGAACTTAAattcaatgaatttaaaatatatcactTCTCATTAGAAGAACTTATCGTGCAAGGAGTTTAAAAGCGAATGAGGAAAAGTATAAAGTAGTTTCAGGCCGCACGGTAGCTAACTTTTCTTCTAAGTTTAATACTGATGAACTACGAGAATGCCCGAATAAGAATATGAATACCGAATAAATGGATGAACACGTGCtcgaaataaaatgttaatataaaaaataataataattgtaaaaaattataagtattattttcttttttatatgttaGATCAGCTAGATAATGTGGTcgactatttttaattaaatatttaggtaGTAATAATCTGGATTATTCTATTTTTGCGCTATTTTAAGAACGTTTTAACAGTCAAAAGTAAATTCAGAAATGTCtcctaaaaaatattcaattctaCTATTGA
The DNA window shown above is from Solenopsis invicta isolate M01_SB chromosome 10, UNIL_Sinv_3.0, whole genome shotgun sequence and carries:
- the LOC105197655 gene encoding venom acid phosphatase Acph-1, translated to MAKFQRLINITLIFYSCLTTSWTAKVIPSESKVIHAEDDSELLLVSTVFRHGDRTIDRSSRESYPNDPYNSHNFYPVGDGQLTNDGKQRSYELGLLLRNKYNSFLGDVYYPPYVYARCTEVIRTKMTLQLVLAALYPPIDKQKWNEKLSWQPIDLIYTPIINDDLLFPIVCSTYREIYRDYLKNPKVKEKIEEFKDLMAITSKHTGKSITNLTDLALLYNTLYAESNMNLTLPNWTHDIFPKGALSNAVHLFLELLSYDQLNNLNGGVLLNRVIDDMNKVINKSLPDRKINLFSAHDINVAGLLHALNISKYHIPEYTSSVIIELRKKDEEYFVKVLHYLGIPPTILQVQIPGCEILCPYNKFVKLTESITVFKQPCHPTKPKRETSLSTI